The DNA window TCTGGATATGCATTCTTTCTAAAAAATGCACTTTGCACAGTGAAGCTTGTGGCATCATGCAAATTAGGGTGTTCATTTCATATTCTGATTGTGCACTTCCATCGTTATGTTTCTCTACTTTGTGATATATTTTTGTTTCAACAGTTCAGTTGCCATGGCTAGAATGCCATTAAGGATTGGTCTTTATGCTAAACAGCTGCCGCTGTCTACAAGTTTGTATTGTAGCTAAATTGAAGACGTGTATGTAGGCTTTAAGGTGAATATTTTGCTTGTGTAGTTTTTTGTATGTTATATTGGTTCACATTTCAGGAAGAGTGGCGAAGAGGATTGGATGCTCTTAAGGTTGACAGGATCAGTAAATTGAAAAAATCTTTGTCAAATCTGGAGAAAGAGGTATacttttttattctttattcTTGATTTACTTGATGGACTTGTTGAATAGATACAAGAACAACTtgctaattttattttttatgcaaAGGTCTCAAAGCCGGAAAACTTTGATGATTTCTATATGTATGCATTTCGCTACTGCCTAACAGGTAAGAAACTTAGATAGCAGATTATTCAGCTAAATGGCACCATTTACATGGttggtttctttattttttccaGAAGAGAAGCAAAAGTGTGTAGACATTGAGAGTGCTTGCGTATTATTAGATCTTGTCCTTGGACCAAAATATCGATCCCAGGTTGAGTACTTCACCAAGTACCTGAAGGTTGGTAGCCACAGCCAATTTCATTTTGTCTTAATTAGCTTGTGTCTGTTTGGTTGGTTTTACGTTAGTTTTAGCTAAAGTTCCCAAGTTTTTGCATTGGGCCACTCCTATTCCATCCATTCTGTATTTTAATCACATGTTCTGCTAAAGAGACATCAAGCAGTAGAGCTTTTTCTTGCCCATAAAAAACTCAATGGACTTAAAATTGACAAgggttttaataaaaaatttaagcGCTAACCAGCAGCATTCTGATAGAGGAATGGAAGTCTGCTTGCTGTATTTTGCACTTTGAAAAGCTTGCTCAAGTTGAACTAATTTTCTAATTACATAAATTCCATCAATAGCCAAAAACTTCAGTAGATGACGGGTGACTCTAACCAGAGCAAAATTTGTGAATCTTGAGCAGGGTTCGCAAACATGAAACATGTGCTGGATTAAgcaaaaaatcaacaaaaaagaGGATTGCTTTTTTCAGTCATTCTGTTCTATTCATTTCCATCCTCCATCATAATGAGGAGGCAAAGTTTGGGGATTTCGTTCTTGCTTTTGATCTCTTATTAGGGTAGCACGTTGTGCTTTTTGGAGTCATTTTTGTGATCAATTTTGATATCTTGTGATGTAATAAGACTTGCACCTGTTTCAGAGTCAGAAAGAGTATAAGGTGATTAACAAGGATCAGTGGTTAAACTTCCTCAGGTTCTGCCAAGAGGTATGATTTTTTTAACTCACTGTCTAACTTTGCTCCACTCCTACATTGATATCTTGGTTCCTTCTGTCATTTGAAGTTTCAAATCTGGGGCTATAGATATTTTGATGAGTTCTCTGTCAATGAATTTGTTGTTAAATCTTGTTCCTTTGCTgaaaatcttttgttttcttatttGAGTATTGGCCCGGAAGAGAGTTTTAGCAAAAGCAAAAGTTCTTTTCCACTTGGGTATTTGAAGATTTCATCCTTTGGTTGTCCCTTTGCACGTATCACGAGCAATTTAGGTGAAGAAAGTGTTAACAGTATAATTTCatagatttttctattttctctttAATTTCTTTGGCCATTTCCAACTATATAAATAATGCTATCCAAGAAACAGAACTTTTAGCAAATCACTATTGCCTTTCTGTAATTACAGTTGATTTTTAGCAAATCACTATTGCTGTTTTCATCAGCCAAACTTTAACCTGAACAGATTgcctccatttttccttcatttcagGACAAATTTGATACTATATTTTTGGGCATCTTTCTCTAATTTTTGTCAAGCATTTCTCTTTTTACAGATAAGCTTTCCAGACCTTGAAAATTATGATTCAGATCAAGCATGGTCTTTGATTCTGGATAATTTTGTGGAGTGGATGAAAAGCAAAGCAAGCTAACCTCAATGGTGTCTCGATTGCTAGCTCCATAACCAAATTTTGTGAAGGTAGCTTTTGATCCGCATTTGtaccatctctctctctctctctctctctcctgacTGTGATGCTTGTTTGTTTGCAGGATTTTGCTGAAAATGCTAACATGTTCTGCTACTGACATGCTTTTGCTTTTGCTGCTTCCTCAGACGACATACTATTAATATACAATCCCATCAGCTGCTCAGTTTCCCATTTCTCATCCATTTAATGGTCCCTTGCCAtcattgttttgattttttattcTTGACCTGTATTCTGGTATaaaggggcaaaaaaaaaaaaaaaaaaaaaaaatttccccaTAGTAATATCAAGTTTTCATATATTTCTGAGGCATATTTGAGTTTTTGCAGTTGTCGAAAGATGTAGACTCAATCAGGTCcatttggatagagtattattccaaataattatttggaataattactgtagtactttttgtaatgtgatgtatgtgagataaaaatgtgattaaaaatataaaaagataaattgagaaatgtatttatgatgcaagcgaaatttttttttgaaaaaatttgctatccaaacataTGCTTTTAATAGATGGTTTCTTCTTGGGCAATTCATTAAGCGCAAGTTAACAGGATCTTAATTGGGGTGATCAAACTCCAAATTTGGCTTTTTATCATTGTATCACAAATGTCAGGCAGTTGATAAAATTACCACTGCCACAAGTAAATTAGACAGATATTTGAGATCAAAGTATACTGCCTGTCTGTAGATTTGACAGCTTCTCTGCCTTTACTGGGAGGAAAAAAATTGGATTCTTCTGTAAATACGTTTGCAAACAAACGAAATGAATTTATGTTTGGCTGAAATTTTGGTTGGAACCGGTGCCTAATTTGGAATGAGGGTAGGCTTATGGATCCAACAATCTTGATTAGGACATCAGATTGGAACCAATGTCATGTTGTCTTTGTCCAGACAGATAACTGCTCACAACAGGGATCCCAAATAGCCTTCACAGATCGTCGGGATGTATTCACCTGTCCATCTTCAGGAGTTATTCTGAATTGTATGCCTGCATTAGCATAACATGGCAATAAGTCTACCGTCCGTGCCATTAACGTCATGCTAATAGAATTTCATAGAAAGATTGACGTCGACATGTATTTGTATCTTTATTTCCTGAGGACAAGTATAAATACACTGTTTAGTGATAGTATTGTCAGCCACTGGAAAGTTGAACGAGCAATATACCTTACAATGGCCACTCTAAAACTCGCGTtgcttttgtttatttttgtcttGATTGGTTTGGAAACTTCGGAGTCTAATGCATCTCGATATTCTGGGGTCAAAGGTGCATATTGGCCTTCCTGGTTGGCAGAAAATCTCCCTCCATCAGCTATACCAACTCCATACTTCAATCGCCTCATATATGCCTTTGTCCAGTTTGATGCAGAGAATTACCAGCTTTCAGTCACTGAATTTGATGAACAATGGATGGGAAACTTCACAGCCACAATTCACACAAGAAATCCACCAGCAAAGGCCTTCTTATGTATAGGTGGTGGAGCAACAAATACTTCCCTTTTCTCCAACATGGTGAGCAATCAAAACAGCCATGCCACATTCATTCGCTCCACCATTTCTGTAGCTAGACAGTATGGATTTGATGGTTTAGATCTCGATTGGGAATTTCCATCTAACCAGCAAGACATGATAAACCTGGCATCCCTTTTCCAAGAATGGCGTTCAGCAGTAGAGGATGACTCAATTGCTTCAGGCAAACGTCGACTTCTTCTATCAGCAGCTGTTTACTTTTCTGCTGATGTGCTCTTGGACAATGTTGCTCGTACTTATCCTGTTGATGCCATCAGAGAATACGTTGACTCTGTAAATCCTATGTGCTTTGATTACCATGGTGGTTGGGACACATCAAAAACAGGTGCTCATGCATTGCTTTATGATAAAACCAGCAACGTTAGCACGAGCTATGGAATTTCTACATGGAAAGCAGATGGAGTGCCGTCAAGAAAGCTAGTCATGGGAATGCCGGTGTATGGGAGGACATGGGAATTGGAGGATGCAAATGATCATGGAATTGGAGCTCCAGCAGTAGGAATAGGCCCTGGAGATCAAGGGGTTATGTTGTATAAAGATATAGTGGGTTTCAACATAAAAAATAATGCCACTGTGGTTTATGATCCTGAAACAGTATCAACCTATGCTTATGCTGGAACCAATTGGATAGGGTATGATGACCCTAGGTCGATTCGAAGGAAGATCAGGTTTGCCAAGGCTCAGGGTCTTGGGGGATATTTCTTCTGGGCACTTGGTTATGATGAGAACTGGACTCTTGCCAGAGCTGGTAGAAAGAACTTCCTTTGCTCCTTTTTACATTTTTGTTAACACaaaagaatttcttttttttttgttttgaaaatgtgaataattaattatgACGTGTGTTTAATACTTATGTGTAATGCTTACTTATGGCAGCTTCTATGGCATGGGACAGCAAATATGATTGACAGAGAGATGCATGCTTCTACAGAGGCCAGAATCCAGATGCTGTTGATAATTTGGAGCATATTTTCAGCATTTCATATATGACCCATAAAAAGATATTTCTATATATCACTCTTGATTTGTCTCCTGTTTGAgattttaacctttttttaGTCTTCGTACTTTATATGTTCTGTGCTTTTTACTTGTCATGCGTGTATATGCATAAGATATAGTGTTTGCACTTGCATGTTTAGCCTGTAAAAACGATAAGAGTATTATTATTTGGTTTTGTGGTACGTAGATCTTCATTGCGTATATTCAGTGACAATTGATCACCTCTTTTATCGTTTCCCTAACTTTCAAGAGGTTAAAAAATGGCTACAATTCCTTTATATGGGATCCTCGGTGTCACTTCTTAGTGACAATTCAATACCACTTCTATATTTATACTAACTGTTCTATTTATTTAAATTGTCATGcatcttttagttttttttaataaatcagATTGGTTCGATTTAATTCAAGTTTCTTTTATCCTCACGTGATAAGTGGAACTGATACTGGATTTGACATTGAATAGTGACATCGAGAATCCCAATCCAGGCAGTTGTAATGAGGGTAAAATGACACTAGCCGGATGCAGATgaaacataattaaaatttagTACATGTTTTATCTGGCCATTGACATTACCAGCATATTATTTTTTGGCCAATATTGAGTTCAAGTTTGAATGATCAATTTATTGCTAAGCATCACTCACAAAGGTGGATTCTCCGTTTCTGTACCCTGTTAAAACCTTGgagatggaaaaagaaaaaaaacatattttgaATACTTGTTTCTTAAGGTTTCTTCAAAATTAACTGAGAATAAGTAGTAATTAAAAGACATACCGATGTAGACTATATATTTTATCTTGGAATGAGGCGACACAGATTACTGACTTTATTAATCAAATTCACCTTGTCAAAGTAGGTATATGGGCATCTGCCTATTATTTtctatataattattattttttatgcaATTAcagaaataaaaattaagacaTTTTACACCTAGAATTATCAATGTAATTGCATTAAATAAAATCGCCTTGTCAACATGCTAAGGTACGGGATATATCATTGAGATCAATATATAGCATATAATACACATTTATATGTTATATACGATAGCTTTCTGTCACATCTGTAGCAGTTCAACATGTGGTCTGATAagcaaagtgaaaatttgaagCTACATATACGGATACATGGATACATGTATAGATTAATGCACAAGTATCTCTATATTACACATACAAAAAATTGTACATAAATAATATGAATATAATTGGAATGTATAGATAGAAAAATAGAAGTTCTTTACCATGAATTTTAGACGTTAAACTAATTAATAGTATTTGTTACGACCCTACTTATAGACAACTTAATACATGAATACACGTATATACCATAACTAGCTAGTTGGTGTGTATTgaattttctacaatttctttaTATTAAATGCTACTTAAGTCCTTTTTTTCGGAATTCTCGAAACACAATTTTAAATTACAACAAAAAAGAAGCTTGATTTTAGCAGCGAAATTGAATTGTTATTTGgaggatctttttttttttgataataaaatagaataattttattaatcatgAGATCGAATCTGCAACAAGTgcagaacaaataaaaaatggagGAGAGTTTCTCCATATACAAGAATCTGAAAGATTAATAGCATACTTAGCAAAGTTATGAGCAAGAACATTAAACGACCTAAAAATCCATGAAATTTCCCAACACAATAGTTGGTGTAATTGAAAAGATTTAGCACAATAGTTGTTTCAATAATTTGTGTTCAAATGTATACATATCTAGAGACTATATGTACAAAATGACAATATTACTTTTATTGCTATGAATTTTCTTTTAAACTATTACGGTTAAATTAGTGTAATATTTCTTCTATGTAACTTATGAAAATTTGTGTGGATTCCAATTCTTATGTTTGATCACCTTGATTAGTGAGCCCTTGAAGGCTAACACCTCTTGCAGAACTTGAAGGCGTGAGGGCTAAGCTACACAACAAAACGCGCCTCACAAACGCATTATTCTTGGAACGCGACGTAGTGCAAAAGAGAGCCATGCCTTCTACCTCCCTCCACGACTAGAAAACATGATTATGTAACGAAATACAGCAAATTCCCCATGTACGTACCCATTCAATGACCATGAATTTGACTCTTGTCTGAACCACGCCTTCGAAGGAGGTACAGTTGAAATGTATAAGACATCCTACTTCACTAGATTCGAGATGCGGTATGGTTCCGAATGATGATCTACATATAGACAGTTCAAATAAGATTTCATTCGTGATTAAATGTCTACTAATTTGGtctatttcatttatttcatatCCGAAATAGGGAGGATGCACCTCACACCATAATTTTAAATTAGAAAAGAGATTTAAAAA is part of the Coffea eugenioides isolate CCC68of chromosome 6, Ceug_1.0, whole genome shotgun sequence genome and encodes:
- the LOC113773684 gene encoding class V chitinase-like, coding for MLIEFHRKIDVDMYLYLYFLRTSINTLFSDSIVSHWKVERAIYLTMATLKLALLLFIFVLIGLETSESNASRYSGVKGAYWPSWLAENLPPSAIPTPYFNRLIYAFVQFDAENYQLSVTEFDEQWMGNFTATIHTRNPPAKAFLCIGGGATNTSLFSNMVSNQNSHATFIRSTISVARQYGFDGLDLDWEFPSNQQDMINLASLFQEWRSAVEDDSIASGKRRLLLSAAVYFSADVLLDNVARTYPVDAIREYVDSVNPMCFDYHGGWDTSKTGAHALLYDKTSNVSTSYGISTWKADGVPSRKLVMGMPVYGRTWELEDANDHGIGAPAVGIGPGDQGVMLYKDIVGFNIKNNATVVYDPETVSTYAYAGTNWIGYDDPRSIRRKIRFAKAQGLGGYFFWALGYDENWTLARAASMAWDSKYD
- the LOC113775868 gene encoding DCN1-like protein 4 — encoded protein: MPRASSKRKSRPLNSAPAAKSSRVDSSSSASRKALSKVRQLVDSFFESYVNKSLGMIDPEGIEALCSDLQVDHTDVRILMLAWKMKAEKQGYFTQEEWRRGLDALKVDRISKLKKSLSNLEKEVSKPENFDDFYMYAFRYCLTEEKQKCVDIESACVLLDLVLGPKYRSQVEYFTKYLKSQKEYKVINKDQWLNFLRFCQEISFPDLENYDSDQAWSLILDNFVEWMKSKAS